The Gemmatimonadales bacterium genomic interval GCCACTCCGCCGGATCGGTCGAGCTTGAGCTGCACGCTCGAATGCGGCATGGAGTTCCAGTAGATCGGAAGCCCGGCACCAGTGATGTACGAGGAGCACGCGATTCCGAGACCACGACCGAAGGGGAGCTTGCGGTAGCGCTCCTTCCACCCGCTCGCCTGCACGACGGCGTCGATGCAGCGGCCCAGCCCCATGGAGCCGATGCGGAGCCAGTTCGCAGTCACGCTCTCGGCGGGCTGCAGGATTCGCTTGCGCATCTCCGCTGGGTCGAGCTCCAGCTGCTCGGCGATCTTGTCGATCTGGCACTCCACCGCGAAGCGTGGTTGTGGAGTGCCGTGACCGCGCTTGGGGCCGCACGGCGGCTTGTTGGTGAACACCCGCGCGCCCTCGAACTTGTAGACCGGGATCTTGTAGGTCACGGTCTGGAGCGCACCCGTATAGAAGGTGGAGGCGACCCCGTAGGAGCCGTACGCCCCGCCGTCGAGCCAGGAGCGGAAGTGCATGCCGGTGATGGCGCCGTCGCGGGTGAACCCGGTCTTGATCCACATCAGCACCGGATGGCGTCCCCGATGGGTGTAGAAAACCTCTTCACGATTGAGCGTGATCTTCACCGGCCGCCCGCACACCTGCGAGAGCTTGCACGCCGCGATCTCGTGGGCGAACGGATCGAGCTTGCCGCCGAAGCCGCCGCCCACCGGCGCGGCCACCACCCGGATGTGGGCCTGCGGCATGTCGAGGATCTTGGACAGGAGGCGGTGCACGTAGTGGGGCGTCTGGGTGGACGACCAGAGCGTCAGCTTGCCGTCCGGGCCCCACTGGGCGACCGCGGAGTGCTGCTCCATCGGCAGGTGCGTGTTGCCCTCGAAGAAGAACACATCTTCACGCACCAGGTGGGCATGGGCGAAGGCGGCCTCCACGTCGCCGAACTGGAGCGCCACCGCCTTGTGCACGTTGGGGCGGTCGCCGTACTCGTGGATGCGCACCTCCGGATGACCCAGCGACTCCTCGATCGACATGAGAGGCCGCAGCGGCTCGTACTCCACGTCGATCAGGCGCGTGCCCCGCTCCGCGGTCTCCTCGTCGACCGCGGCCACCGCCGCGATCGGATCGCCGACCATCCGGACCTTGTCCGTGCACAGGGCTTCCTCGTCCTGGGAGACGGGCAGGATGCCGAACTTCACCCGCGGGAGGTCCTGGCCGGTGATCACCGCGTAGACGCCGGGCAGGGCCCGGGCCCGCGTGGTGTCGATGCGCTTGATCAGCGCGTGGGGATGCGGACTGCGGAGCAGCTTGCCGTGGGCCATGCGCGACATCAGCAGGTCGTCGGCGAACTTGGTCTCGCCCACCACCTTGGCCCACGCGTCGATCTTGGGCAGCGACTGGCCGACTATCGAAAAGACGTCTTTCTTCATCGCTGGTCCACCTCTGAATCCGCTCGGCTCGCCTTCGGGTGTACCTCGCCAAGCAACCGCCTCCGCATCCGGAGGGCGGCGAGCTCGACGGCGTCGAGGATCTTGGTGTACCCGGTGCAGCGGCAGAGATTGCCGGCGAGGGCGTGCCTGATCTCGTCACGGGTCGGGACCGGCGTCTCCTCCAGCAGCGCCTCCGCGGTCAGGAGAATGCCCGGCGTGCAGTACCCGCACTGGGCGGCTCCCAGCTCCGCGAACGCCTGCTGGAGCGGGTGCAGATCGCCCCCGGTGGCCATGCCTTCCACGGTCTTGATCTCGCGCCCCTGGCACTCGACCGGCAGCGCCAGGCAGGAGAGCACCGGGGCGCCGTCCACCAGCACCGTGCAGGTGCCGCACTCGCCCAGCTCGCACCCGTGCTTGGTCCCGGTGAGGTTCAGCTCCTCCCGCAGGACCTCGAGCAGCGTCTTGTGCGCCGCCGCGAGGACGTCGCGCTCTTCACCGTTGATCCGGAGGGCCAAGAGCGTCTTCATGGATGATTGCGTCAGGATGAACTTGGCTTAAGTAGTACTAAATCGGCCCGTGCCCTGTCAAGCGCAGGCCCCCCGCGGCGGCGGTGGACCAAGGTCCCATAGCCCTTAGCGACGCGATGCCTAGACTGGACCCATGCAGGTCATCCGGCGCCGCTGCGGGGAGAACGAGAAGACGAGCCGGTCGCCGGACGCCGTGACGGTCGCGCCGCCGGGCCGAGTGGCGTTCTGGGTGGGGACCAGCTTGATCCTGCTGAGCTTCGGCATCTACCCCGCCTATCCGCTGGTGCACCTCCTGCCGATCTCGCTCTGGCAGAAGGGGGGAGTCGGGCTCGCGCTGGCGGCGATCAGCTGGGGAATCTTCCTCGCCGGATCGGCCCTCGTCGGCAAGAAGGGCGTCGACTACCTCAAGCGCCGTCTCTTCTCGCAGCGGGCATCGGCATAGCCGTCCCCCTCACTTCTTGTAGAGCTCGTAGACCGCCCCGACTCCGGCAAGCCCTCTCTCCCGATCGGTACCCTGGCGCGCGCCCCGGCCGGTCCGGGGGATGGCGTGCGTCTCGATCTGCCGGGTCCTCAGCCTGGTCATGAGGTCGGTGAACGACGACGTCCGGATGATCGTGTTGAACTGGCTCCGGTAGTTCGAGACCAGGCTCACCCCGTCCAGCACCACGTCGTACACCGCCCAGCGCCCGTCGCGCATGCGCAGACGGTAGTCGATCGGGAACTCCATGAGCCGGTTGGTCGTGATGCGGGATCGCACCTGCGCGTACTGATCGCCGATCGACTCTCCCACGAAGCTGATGGTCTCTCCGGAATAGTTCTCGATGGTCGTCAGGTACGAGCGCTCCAGCAGGTCGGTGAAGAGGACGACGAACTCCTCTCGCTCCGGGGCCGATCGAGCCTTCCAGTGCTGCGCCAGCGTGAGGCGAGCCATCTCGTCGAAGTCGAACAACCCCTGGGCGACTCGACGGATCTCCGCGGTCCGCTGAGCGTCACCCCTCGCGACCACGCGTGGGGCCTGGACGATCGCGAGCACGCGGGAGACGGACCCTCGCACGAGCTCGAGCGGCCCGGCCTGGTCGGTGGCCGTCCTCGGCTGGGCGCCGGCCCCTTGCGGGCCGGTCGCGAGCGCGACCAGGACCAGCAGAGGGAGCACGGCCCGGCGGGAGGGCTTCATGTGTAATCACTCTAGTTGTCGTCCGGTGCCCCGCCTATTGGACCTTGGTCGAATGCCCGCCCGGGCCAGGAGATGGGACCAACGTCCACTGGGAGACGCTCCCGCCGGCTGCTAACGTCATTTCATGCTCTTCGTCGTGAATCTTCGCCGCATTCCTCGGTGTCGGCGGCGGAAGCTTCTTCATCAGCCTCTTCCTGCCGTTCGTGGGCGCGCTGGCCTTGGTCTGGCTGCTCCGGCGGCCCGCTCCCGGCCGGGCCTGGCGGCTGGCGCCGCCGGCTGAAGGGTCCGATGGGAATCCGGCGCAGCTACGGGAAGAACAAGAAGAGCAACCGGCCCACGGACGCCACGACGGTCGAGCGGCAGGACATCCTGCGTCGCGCCGCCAACGTGCGCAACCGATTCGACAGCACCCGCCGCGGATTCAAGACGGCGGCAGACCGCCCGGTCCCGGGTGCCCCGGCGAGGAGACAGCCATGAACCGACAGAAGGTGCTTTTCGAGGGAATCCTCGTCGGCCTCGCCGGGGCGGCCGCGGTCGCGGTCTGGTTCTTCGTGCTCGATCTCATCACCGCTACGCCGTTCCGGACCCCGGCGTTGCTCGGCGCGGTCCTCTTCGACGGCCTTCGCGATCCGGCCCTCCTCGTGATCACGCCCGGCCTCGTCCTCAAGTACACCGCGGTCCACGGGCTTGCCTTCATCGCCTTCGGCCTGGCGGTTGCCGGCCTCTTCGCCATCGCCGACCGCCACCCACACATGCTCTTCGGGGTCTTCATGCTCTTCTGCTGCTTCGAGGTCGCGGTCTTCGCGGCCATGATGATCCTCGGCTCGTGGCTGCTCGACACGCTCCAGCCGTGGGCCATCCTCGGCGGCAATCTCGTCGCGGCGGTGGTGATGCTGGGCATTCTCTTCCGTGATCGTCGCTTCTCGCTCCACGAGCTGCGAACCTCGGGGGAGTGACGCGGTCCCGTAGTCTGGGGTCGCCGGCGACGCCCGACCACTGCCACTCGAGGCAAAGAACATCGGTCGTATCCGCGCCTGGAGAGGCCATAAGGCCGCCGAGATCGTGGGCCTCGCACCGCTTGCCCACCAGCGCGTTGATCAAGGTGGACTGTCCGCGCCTGACCGGGGCCGACGCAGGCGACGTAGAAAGCGACCCTCGGCGAGCTGCTCGGTCGACTCAGAGCTCGTCGACGTTGACCGAGTCCAGCTCGCCGATCGTGCGCCCATCGACCAGAACCTCCCAGTTGTCGTTCACTTGGAAGTTCGAGACCTTCGGCATCGAGCGCTGGAATCGGAGCAGGTTGACGCAGTTGAGGATCTCGATGTCGAAGTGGCTCAACAGCAACCGCAGGGCGTCTCGCGGCCGGAAATCCTTGCAGCTGAAGGCGTCGAACGCATAGTAGTTATCCTCATCCCAGGTGTGAATGGCGGCATGCGATTCGGCCCAGATGCTCACGCCGGTCACTCCGCTCTCCTCCGCCTGGCGTCGGCGCAGGAAGTCCCTCATGACCTGGACGGGAGCCAAACTGAGGTCTATCGTAGCGTTGGTGGACGCGGCGACGGCCTTGGCCTTCTTTTCGAGCTCGACTTCGATCTCGTCGCAGAAGGCGGTCATCTCGTCGTGCGCGAACGGATACCGGCAGACAATCGGAGGAAGCACCAGGGTCATGTCCAGGTTGCGGGCCAGTGCTTCGAAGAGGCCCAGTATGTTGTCCGTCGATGTGAGATTACGCTTGTTGTAGGTAGAGGCGTCAACGATCAGGTGACGCCCGACGAAGTCGTCCGTCTTTGGCTGTGCCATGCTTCACCTCCCTTTCTCGCGAAGGGTAGCATGGCGCTCGGCGCCGTCAGTTGGATCGGTGCCAGACCTCCTTTTGCGGAGCTTCTGGGTGAGCTCGGCAGGGGTCCGGAAGATCACGCGCGGGGAGAACTCGTCCTTTCCATTGGCCTGCGGGTACCCGCGCGGAGTCTGCCGGTGGATGACCCCGAGATCTCGCAGGTGCCAGGTGCAGTCCGTCCCGAGCTCGTCCGGGGCTCGGGTGGGGCCGTTGGTGCCATCACCGCGATAGGGGCGTGCAATATCTCGGGACGCCGCGGCTTCATTGACGGACCACACATGCACTTCTGCGTTGCGAGCCAACTTGGCTGTCTGCCGTGAATCCGCTACGGTCGGCAAGGGACTGAGTGGAGGAATGTCAATGCTGTCTCTGGTTATCCTCAGCGTCGTCCTTCTCTTCGTGGTGACCTTCGCCCTACAGAATCCGCAGGCGGTCACGGTGCGGTTTCTGATCTGGCAGCTTGATTCCTCCCTTGCCATCGTCATATTGGCGGCCACGGCGGCGGGCGTACTTGTTGCGGAGTTGTTCCACGTGACGAAGCGCCTGCTGCGGTGGAAACGCGGCAGCCCGTGACGGTCCCCTGTCGATTCAGCGGGGGCCACACTGGAATGTCACGGACCTGGTCCCGTCCGTGCTGGTCGCCATGGACCAAAGTCCAATGGCCGTGTCCGCGGCGACCGCGGCATACTTGCCATCGCCTGCACCCCGGCCTTTCGGGTTGGCGCACCCCCGGGCGCCAAGACCTCGGTGAATCTGGCGAGTACGCATCTTGTAGGACGCCACGAGGTTCAGCATGGATAGGCCCGCCCTCACGCTGCAGATTCAGGCCAAGCTTGCCGATGGACGTCTCCCGCACAACCACATCCCGCGCATGTGGGGCGGTCCGGGCAACGGGGAAACCTGCGACGGTTGTGGCGAGACAGTGAGCAAAAGCCAGATGGTGATGGAGGGCCTCAGCGTGACTGATGCAGCGCACGCCGATGGCATCGGCGTGCAGTTTCACGTCGAATGCTTCCAGGTGTGGGATGCGG includes:
- a CDS encoding ABC transporter substrate-binding protein; its protein translation is MKPSRRAVLPLLVLVALATGPQGAGAQPRTATDQAGPLELVRGSVSRVLAIVQAPRVVARGDAQRTAEIRRVAQGLFDFDEMARLTLAQHWKARSAPEREEFVVLFTDLLERSYLTTIENYSGETISFVGESIGDQYAQVRSRITTNRLMEFPIDYRLRMRDGRWAVYDVVLDGVSLVSNYRSQFNTIIRTSSFTDLMTRLRTRQIETHAIPRTGRGARQGTDRERGLAGVGAVYELYKK
- a CDS encoding LapA family protein, which translates into the protein MLSLVILSVVLLFVVTFALQNPQAVTVRFLIWQLDSSLAIVILAATAAGVLVAELFHVTKRLLRWKRGSP
- a CDS encoding S-adenosylmethionine decarboxylase; the encoded protein is MAQPKTDDFVGRHLIVDASTYNKRNLTSTDNILGLFEALARNLDMTLVLPPIVCRYPFAHDEMTAFCDEIEVELEKKAKAVAASTNATIDLSLAPVQVMRDFLRRRQAEESGVTGVSIWAESHAAIHTWDEDNYYAFDAFSCKDFRPRDALRLLLSHFDIEILNCVNLLRFQRSMPKVSNFQVNDNWEVLVDGRTIGELDSVNVDEL
- a CDS encoding molybdopterin cofactor-binding domain-containing protein, translating into MKKDVFSIVGQSLPKIDAWAKVVGETKFADDLLMSRMAHGKLLRSPHPHALIKRIDTTRARALPGVYAVITGQDLPRVKFGILPVSQDEEALCTDKVRMVGDPIAAVAAVDEETAERGTRLIDVEYEPLRPLMSIEESLGHPEVRIHEYGDRPNVHKAVALQFGDVEAAFAHAHLVREDVFFFEGNTHLPMEQHSAVAQWGPDGKLTLWSSTQTPHYVHRLLSKILDMPQAHIRVVAAPVGGGFGGKLDPFAHEIAACKLSQVCGRPVKITLNREEVFYTHRGRHPVLMWIKTGFTRDGAITGMHFRSWLDGGAYGSYGVASTFYTGALQTVTYKIPVYKFEGARVFTNKPPCGPKRGHGTPQPRFAVECQIDKIAEQLELDPAEMRKRILQPAESVTANWLRIGSMGLGRCIDAVVQASGWKERYRKLPFGRGLGIACSSYITGAGLPIYWNSMPHSSVQLKLDRSGGVAAFCGSIDIGQGSDSVLAYIVAEVLGIDPLDIRVVTGDTDLTPIDLGSYSSRVTLMCGQAAIQASERLKAVIFRAAAAKLGVAPS
- a CDS encoding (2Fe-2S)-binding protein, whose amino-acid sequence is MKTLLALRINGEERDVLAAAHKTLLEVLREELNLTGTKHGCELGECGTCTVLVDGAPVLSCLALPVECQGREIKTVEGMATGGDLHPLQQAFAELGAAQCGYCTPGILLTAEALLEETPVPTRDEIRHALAGNLCRCTGYTKILDAVELAALRMRRRLLGEVHPKASRADSEVDQR